The nucleotide window ACAATGGCTGCTAccaagattttttctttttttatatgggtGTGTGAAATGGTTTggacataaattattttaatcaaaattaagaaatgcAATAAATTCTACTAATATGGAAGCATTTTACATCAGTTagcataaaaaattaagagtaattctacatacaaccgtgaagtgcataaatgtcgcgtaatcgctttgaataagagtggggtccactattaaaaaattaatttttttcatatggatcccatgttttattcacttttttcaaagcgattacacaattcacggttgtaaatatattttctcaaaaattaatggtgttttgattttttttaaactgtAATGAGCCCCACGACAAATAATATGTTTATACTGACTTTATGTAACATGATTCATTTAAAAACTTATACAATGAACAAAACATTGGAataaaaaagtttgagaaaataatcttttctttACATTGTTGAggagatatattttaaaaacaagaagagatgtatttttctaattaatggatataatttatttataggtagttatttttaaagaaaattctacAAAATACACTCTTATCCCACTATAATGACGTGACATTGTTCATCAACTTTTAaatgtttcttcaaaaaaataaaaataaataaagagatgaTTCAAAGTTGAtgaaaagtttcacatttacaCAGGGCGATGAAAGTCATGGGATAAGAATATTAGTtaacattattctattttttaataaactaaaaGATCAGTTTACAAGCCATGAATCTTATAAGTAATAACTGACTTTTGGCTCCTCTCTCTACTCAAGCAAAGTGTGCAAGGTCTTCCATTACTCACATTCAAACAAGAAAAGAGTACCATGGTACTGATCAACCAGAACTTAGATATCTAGTGTTAACATTGATACCTGGATCCAAAAAGCACAATTTATTCACGGACTCAAAAGTATTTGAGctcaatatattattttttatttaaaatcgtTAATAATTTcgacgcatatatatatatatatataatttactataCAACAATCACTATTTACTCTCATACTTCACACCTATAGCTTTTTCATAGGATGTGGGGTGTGTGGGTGTTTTTTATAGGGTATGAggatttttttatagggtgtgaaGGTGTGGGATGGTGAATAGTGACTAACgattagaatttttcttgtaattagAGGTGTGATGCATGAAATCTCTCactaatatgtatttttttttttttttttagcgtTCAAGGGTTGGAAGAGGCAACCATAGATGCTTCCCTACTTGACGTAATCATAGTAGCACTCTACTCACTAGAAACGGACCAGGAGGGTCCttagcattagtattggattcatcatttttatctttaaaatttgatgaaaagtacatatttttcataaatctaaaacttctttATCCATAATCACACATTAGATTagctattggattcatcaaaataataatataatattattttatcaataataatatttttaatttatttttttcatattttacaattacactaactatatgttaattaataatttaatttgatacttaaattattatttcctaacttaaatatattgtggctcaaaattaggaaacaatattttaaataaataaaataatggttatagagtgtgaatagtaagtcttcaaatttgaatatgaGGGAAAATGTATTATGGttaaaagcttgacatttgagcatattGTGAATCCAATGCCAGGATTTTAAAgccaaaatcatcaaattttgaaaattagactcatttgatgagtccaatgctagTGTTCTACTAAGTAATTCAATGAATCCAGGACTTAGTAGATGCCTAACTAAGAGTAAGAAAAAGATTATTGAGCCACTACTCTTGATGGTTTTCAACAATCTTTACTATCTAATAACTTCCATTGCTAAAAAGATATCAGAACATGGAATAAGAAAGAGTTAATACTACAAGACATTGTATGTAGTTTGGATCAGCAAAGCTTTATAATTTTGTAGATTAAGTccgtgccgtttggatagtgagttgagatgaaataaattaaaataaatgttaaaagttgaataaaatattattagaatattcttttttaatgttattattgttttgagatttaaaaaaaaattgaattgtttattatattttatgtaaaaatttaaaaaaattataataatagataagataaaatgaaacacttttacaGATCATGTCACAGTCTTGAAGATTAGGTCAACTTTCAACATTGTAGTATTGTACTACCAGTACACCGACCAAATAACAACAGGCACTATGGCACACACCCAAAGCCCTGCCCtactcatgagattttcaaACCAGCTTGAGTCAGTCACCTTATTGTAAAGTGGTCACTCAAATCCCACTCAAAGTCAAGAATCCATGCATGATCTTCATCTCCATGATATCTCCATGTTTCAACAAATGAGTCAGTGGCACAAGTGAGTGACTATTGCAATTGGCACAACTATCTTTTTTCCCACTTTTTTCTAAGTTTCACTTTCAGTATCATTGTGGTAGTGTTCTGCAATAGAGAAATAAcagttacagtcgtgagtgtgcaagcgtcatacaatcagttttaaaaaaagtaaataaatacgagactcacatgaaaaaaaattaattttttaataatagatccattctttttcaaaatgactgcacgacgtttgcatattttacaattgtatgtagtatatatatgttggtCATACCCCTGCATGCATGGAATCTTCAGAAATCTGCTCAAAATTATACATGCATGTTGCTGCCTCTTTGAATCTCAAGATATTTGGAATTACATGGGCTAGGCTTAAAGGGTAATAAGTTCCTTTGAATTTCTCTTGTCCGGTTCTCAGCAAATGGGGAACAACTATGATCACACCTAGGTAGGAAAACCACCTCCAGCTGCCTCCtcctagctttttttttttttttttttcattaaaataaaaaaattcctttgAATTTAAGTTTGCATCAAGGAAACTGTTTTTGGGTGGAAACAGAAAACATTTTGATACATAGAACTTCAAAGAATATGGATAAAGCTAGTAGGAAAGATAGGATTGTTAAAGAGATATCTAGAGAAATGGTTATAAATAGATGGATTGGAGTAAAAAGAATGCATCTAATAGATCCCAATtataagggcatgtttggacatTTAGAGCATTtcagaattttgtaaataatagtgaaatggattcagtgaaaatattttattggattttgaaaaatgatagagaaaaagttaaaaaatgtttgaatataattttttaatattagttttgttttgaaatttgtaaaagttgtattgatttttatattttgttttgaaatttgtaaaagttatattggtttttatattttgtttttaagtttgtaagatttatattgatttttgtatttgagtaatgattaggtaataattagataaaaaagttaaaattttgaaattgaaaagtatcttatatttaaattatgtttgagaataaaattatgagaaattttgaaaatttaaagaattctCGTCATGTCCAAAATGCTCTTactctcatttgttttcacagatgagatgagatgagataaaatgagttgaaataaaagttgaaaattaaataaaatattattaaaatatatttttttaatattattattattttgagatttaaaaaagttaaattatttattttattttttatataaatttaaaacaattataatgattagattagataaaatgacaTTACGAAAACAAAGAGGCCTGGACTTAAAAACTTAGGATTAACCCAATTAGAAATTGCAACTAGAGGTGCCTCTTGCCTTGAGAAAGTGGGAAATGACACAAGCGGtgtgaaaatgaaaactctctccctccctctccgtGTGTGTGGAGCACACTATACGCACAGATGCACACTATACCCGCATAAAGCTTTTTGCTAATATGCTTGCTTTTATAGTTTCAGGAGGAATGGCAGGAAACCCAGATGAATGAAACCCACCCTGGAGGTTGTGAATGTACTCCAATTCCAAGTACTCCGATGGATACTCCTCTAAGAAATGTGTTGGATAGAATATCAGGTTTTGCAACTCCTTGGAGAAGAAAAAGCTGTACAGCTCCACGCGGTCGAAGAATCTTTCACAGGGACGTTGAGCAAGAAGATCATCAGTTCCAGTATGGTACTGCTCATTGTCTCTCGTCCTACTACAGCGTCTTCGTTGCTCGCCTTGCTATCATGGTTTGTTGAAACTTTTCCCTGAACATTCAGTTGAGTTGGAAATTCAAACATGTATCAAACTTATCATCATAAATAAGCAAAGTCTACAATTTGCTTGTATCAATGTCAATATACATCCTGCGAGTGAGCTTTTGTTGTGAACATGATATTGGGCACATGAAGGTGTTGCTGATCTGAGGAACGGCACATTCCTCTCGAGGATCTTATTTGAATTACTgtattgctctttttttttaacagttgaGATCATTCTCGGGGTTAAATGAGTGTGAAATTCATACATGGGTAGTTTGTATCTTTGCTGCATAACTTTAAAAGATCCTGTTTCATATAAGAAGCTGCTGAATTATCTGTGTGATCCCAGAAGATTATCTTTGGTTCTTTAACTTATTACTTTTGTCTTCTTGGTAAAATTTTACAGGTAATGCTAGCCATTCTAATTGGGCTGCTAACCATATTAACATGGCATTTTACAAGGATCTACACAACAAAATCACTGAATAGCTTGGCATATGGCCTTCGAAATGAACTTCTACAACGTCCCATTTCACGGATGTGGAACATCATAAATTCTACTTCTGATATAACAACAGCACAGCTTAAGCTGTCAGAGTATGTGTTCAGACGGTACAACAAACCTGCTACTCAGGCAGAACAAGTTGAGGTTGATCAATTGTTAAGCAATTCATTGTAATCTATCTTTTTTTGGCGAATTATATTTTTGActgtttttgaaatatatactttttttaatatagtgaTTGTTCCCCTCTTAGCAGCTATACGAAGCAATGAGGGATGTAACTTGGGCACTATTTGCAAGTCGGAAAGCTCTCAACGCAATAACTATAAACTATAGAAATGGCTTTGTCCAGGCATTCCATAGAGATCACAGGAATAATAATACGTTCTACATCTACTCTGATCTTGCAAACTATTCAATCAGTGCTGGTGGATCTAATGAAATTAATCCGCTGTCATCGCATCAAGGCTGGAAAGATCAATCCATACATGGTAACATTTCTGCAATTTGGTATCAGGAACCCCTTGATCCCGTCACTGGTGAGAAGATAGGAAAGGCAAAGCCAATCCCACCAGATGATCTGATCAATATTGCAGGCCTTTCAGAAGTACCTGATGGTGTAGCTTCATGGCATGTGGCAGTTAGCAAATATACAGATTCACCCTTGCTTTCAGCTGCACTGCCAGTTTGGGACCCTTCAAATGAAAGCATTGTGGCTGTTGTGGGTGTTACTACAGCACTTTATAGTGTAGGCCAACTTATGAAAGAACTTGTTGAAGTCCACAGTGGGCATATATATTTGACATCCAAAGAGGGTTATTTACTTGCTACCTCCACGAATGCTccacttttgacaaatacaacCAAGGGGCCCAAGCTAATGATGGCTATTGATTCCGaggaaaaagtaataaaaatggGAGCTAGGTGGTTGCAGGAAGCCTATGGCAATAACTTTTCTCAGAGACACGAGATTCATGCAGAGAATGCCAGGCTTGGCCAGGAGCAGTATTTCATTGACTCTTTTTTCCTAAAACTGAAGAGGCTTCCCTTGGTACGTCTTGACCATATGTTAATTTCTTCCTTAACAATGAGATCTCAGATCATATGTTGTTAAGAACTTAGTGATGGAGGTCAAGTGGAAAGGGTTCGTTTTTTAAACACAATTCTATGTTATTCTTTTCCCAACCAAAAATTCCATGAGGATTGTCCTAGTCTTCCCTTTTTGTCTTGGCCCACAGTAGTGTAGCATCTATTAGAATTGAAGTATAAAGTAAAACTGAGCTTTGTGCAGGTGGGCGTCATCATCAttccaagaaaaaatataatggGGAAGGTAGATGAGAGAGCCTTCAAAACGTTGGTGCTATTGATATCTGCATCTTTGTGTATCCTATTCATTGGATGTATCTGCATTTTTATACTAACAAACGGGGTGTCCAAAGAAATGAAACTAAGAGCGGAATTGATAAGCCATCTTGATGCAAGAAGAAGGGCAGAGGCATCTAGTAACTATAAAAGCCAATTTCTAGCAAATATGAGGTCAGTAATTCCCACTTTTAGAATGTAATGATTTATAATAGAATTACAATGTTAATAGATTCAACAATAAAATGTGGTGTTGCAGTCATGAACTGAGGACACCTATGGCGGCAGTAATTGGGTTGCTGGACATTCTCATATGCGACGATTGCCTCACAAATGAACAATTTTCAACTGTTACACAGATTAGAAAATGCTCAACCGCTCTACTCCGGCTTCTAAACAATATATTGGATTTGAGCAAGGTATGATATGAAACATGCTAATCACTTGTGTTTATGAGCAAGGTATTGACcatatgttttttaaataagtggAGAGATAGTTGATCACCTTCCATTCTTTACCAGAcaactagaaaagaaaaataatcacCTAGATTTGTGACTCAGAAATTATGAAGTACACTGGATAAGATGATGACATGCGTAGTGTATAAACTAAATGTCTGTTGAGGAGGTTTACAGTAATATATACTTCTTCAGTTTCAATTTTTACAGCAACATTAAGAATTTGTGAGCAACAACAACTCTAAATCACCACTTTATTCTTCAAACTGCACTCCTGACAGTGAAGTTAAAAATACCATGTAGGTTGAATCTGGAAAGCTGGTGCTGGAAGAAACTGAGTTTGACCTGGGGCGAGAACTTGAAGGACTTGTTGATATGTTCTCAGTGCAGTGCATTAACCACAATGTGGAAACAGTTTTAGATCTCTCTGGTATGAATTTAAGTCTCAGCAGAAGACAACTCGAATTATGGTCAAAGATTATCATTATAAGTATAGCTATCTGTTTCTAATGCTGATTTCCACTATTTGTTTCCTGTTTAGATAATATGCCCAAATTAGTTCGAGGTGACTCTGCTAGAGTTGTTCAAATATTTGCGAATCTAATCAGCAATTCTCTCAAGTTTACAACGTGTAAGTGCAAATCATATATTGCAAATTTGATAGCCGTAGTTTGACATTGCTGCAGCAACGAAATAAAATGCAACAAAGACACAGAAAactgagaaaaaattaatatgttatttatttatttttggacaAGTAATAGTAAATTCCAATGTGTAGTAGCTATTAGGAATGCGCTATAAGATTGTAATAGAGCCTTAAAAaggtaatgaaaaaaaaaaaagtttttaaagaaTAGCCTCTGTTGGTTCCAGACAAGATTGAGGTTGAAGATAATAAAAAGTCtcttcttttcaggtgggtatCTTTTAGAAGTTGGAGCTACAAATGATTGGGACCATGTGATTGAGAATTATCATTTGTAGCTCAGATATCTTGTAAGTTATCATTTGCTCTTGGGAGCATCTGACTTTTGTTCTTCCATCCCcaacaaatttaatatttttaaaacaaaaaaaatattttaatttttctgctTATTTTGGTTCATCATTCAATTTTATGGATGTTATACAtgatagtttttcttttaaagaaaaaagaatgtcaTATATGAACCTCATTAAGGTGGGAGAACATCACTgtcaaaacaaatcaaaagagaaaaatcagcCCAGCACACCATACCAACTATCCTCATTTACAGCACAAATAAGCCTATCCTGTTGTCAAAATTCTTTAAACCTCCTTAGGAATGAAGTTTTACCAAGATATACTTCCGGTCCCATAGCGCCATCTTTGGCAAAAACTATCAACCTCTCTATAGGCATGCTTAAACTTAACACACAAACCAGCCTTCACCTCAAGAATGTCCTCCCACTgacccaaaaaaaattcaaatgaacCATGCCACAACCAACCAACCCTCCAACTACAACCTGACAATTCGACTCCACCTCAACACAAGGACAATGCAATCTGacacaaaatctcaaaccaCCCAGCACAGCCATCGTTTCACCCTTAGTACTAGTACTCCAATggtaataagaataaaaaccaGCCAAAAAACACCCATCAGCATCTCTGATAGTTCCACCACCCCAACAATGACCAGGATTTCCCACAGAACTCCCATCTGTATCAAGTGTCATCCATCCTGGCAGTGGCCTAATCCACTTAAGAATACAAGCCTCTTGCTGCCTGCATGGAAGAATAGAAAGACCAAGCTTCTGTAAAGGAAGTATATCTGAGCAAGCCTTGTTAACCTTTGTCACCCGAGACATGATCTCCACCAGCAATGCCTTATCTTCCGAATTACATGCCTTCCCCCAAATTGACTCTCCAACCTTTCATGAATTCACCTTAACTAACGATGCCAACTAATGATTCAAGGAAGAAAGCCAATCACTAATCCAATCTGAGAATGCCCCCTGCTTTTTGAAACCACATACTTATTCTTTAATACCTGGATTGCCCCACCAGACATCGTTACCCATCACA belongs to Juglans regia cultivar Chandler chromosome 8, Walnut 2.0, whole genome shotgun sequence and includes:
- the LOC108982477 gene encoding histidine kinase 1-like: MNETHPGGCECTPIPSTPMDTPLRNVLDRISGFATPWRRKSCTAPRGRRIFHRDVEQEDHQFQYGTAHCLSSYYSVFVARLAIMVMLAILIGLLTILTWHFTRIYTTKSLNSLAYGLRNELLQRPISRMWNIINSTSDITTAQLKLSEYVFRRYNKPATQAEQVELYEAMRDVTWALFASRKALNAITINYRNGFVQAFHRDHRNNNTFYIYSDLANYSISAGGSNEINPLSSHQGWKDQSIHGNISAIWYQEPLDPVTGEKIGKAKPIPPDDLINIAGLSEVPDGVASWHVAVSKYTDSPLLSAALPVWDPSNESIVAVVGVTTALYSVGQLMKELVEVHSGHIYLTSKEGYLLATSTNAPLLTNTTKGPKLMMAIDSEEKVIKMGARWLQEAYGNNFSQRHEIHAENARLGQEQYFIDSFFLKLKRLPLVGVIIIPRKNIMGKVDERAFKTLVLLISASLCILFIGCICIFILTNGVSKEMKLRAELISHLDARRRAEASSNYKSQFLANMSHELRTPMAAVIGLLDILICDDCLTNEQFSTVTQIRKCSTALLRLLNNILDLSKVESGKLVLEETEFDLGRELEGLVDMFSVQCINHNVETVLDLSDNMPKLVRGDSARVVQIFANLISNSLKFTTSGHVIIRGWCENSNSSFDIGKFLLNKKKSQPAHKTKLKEQGSHTKKACKQDNRMILRFEVDDTGCGIDPSKWESVFESFEQADPSTTRTHGGTGLGLCIVRTLVNKMGGEIKVAKKDGPGTLMQLYLLLTAPVDGTEQHCRVDFSKQNLVVLLALHGRMGRLIMSQWLHKIGVFTVEASEWNELTQILRELFRIRSSVYNNGFDAHFSLREPLSTKVLNIQDTRNPTFIILVDIGLLDLSTDIWKEQLNFLDSYLGKARFAWMLSHDTPNAIKMELRRKGHILMVNMPLYKEKMIHILEAVIKERNLEVQKKSSNTLRTTKEGDLHEYLEIDATQFDVASSDDSDISEIGSSNSVSGSHTGEKRRERNRKPGSSGYQATNNCLVELTRVYSKENYSTERDPCHVTLNSHEVQNEERKCCTQASLSSEAQSESAEQHLVISSPTAQGNLYSSKAVNEQKSLEGVRILLAEDNPVLQRVATIMLEKLGATVFAVGDGLQAVDALNCVLSAEDCIRESIFEGRNKRTQTEIKDFPSYDLILMDCQMPKMDGYEATEIIRKSEAGTGLHIPIVALTAHAMSSDEAKCLEVGMDAYLTKPIDYKLMVSTILSLTKRTA